One stretch of Nitrospirota bacterium DNA includes these proteins:
- a CDS encoding threonyl-tRNA synthetase editing domain-containing protein: MKLLLFYAHTWWFKTASKGLAHVPDADLEASLDNTVVVFFHAEQEDEEKGKGLLDKLIKNIKWLAGKFVTKNVVIHSFNHLSTSKASSEFSEQMIKQAADRLQHAGYTVMCTPFGYFNQFKIHVSGESLAKVFKEL; this comes from the coding sequence ATGAAGCTGCTCCTTTTCTATGCCCACACCTGGTGGTTCAAAACCGCATCCAAAGGTCTTGCCCACGTACCGGATGCTGATTTGGAAGCCTCACTGGACAATACTGTGGTGGTGTTCTTCCATGCCGAGCAAGAGGATGAGGAAAAAGGCAAGGGACTTCTTGACAAGCTGATAAAGAACATTAAGTGGCTTGCCGGGAAATTCGTCACAAAAAATGTCGTCATCCATTCATTCAACCACCTGTCAACGAGCAAGGCGTCGTCTGAATTTTCCGAACAGATGATCAAGCAGGCTGCAGACAGGTTGCAGCACGCGGGGTATACGGTCATGTGTACTCCGTTCGGGTATTTCAACCAGTTTAAAATACACGTCAGCGGAGAAAGCCTTGCAAAGGTGTTCAAGGAGTTATAA
- the ftsH gene encoding ATP-dependent zinc metalloprotease FtsH, with translation MNTYRSLFVWLLIGVMMILMFNLLSTPKKAEQEMIFSEFMTRLEAGEVVDVTMKGSVITGQLKDGKQFKTYAAEFPDLVKTLRSNNVKISVKPEDQNPWYWNLFFSWGPIIFLVAIWIFFMRQMQTGGNKALSFGKAKAKLVSEKSVKITFADVAGIEEAKAEVQEIIDFLKDPQKFQKLGGKIPKGVLLVGAPGTGKTLLARAIAGEAGVPFFSISGSDFVEMFVGVGASRVRDLFDQAKKNAPCIIFIDEIDAVGRHRGAGLGGGHDEREQTLNQLLVEMDGFEANQGVIIIAATNRPDVLDPALLRPGRFDRQVIVPPPDVKGRLEILKVHTRNIPVDEKVSLDEIARGTPGFSGADLENLVNEAALLAARKAKNKVERSDFEAAKDKVLMGVERRSMIISEEEKKNTAYHEAGHALVAKLTPGTDPLHKVSIIPRGRALGVTQQLPIDDKYTYSKDYLLNALMVLLGGRAAEEIALNHMTTGAGNDLERATNLARKMVTEWGMSEKLGPLTFGKKDEQIFLGREIAQHKDYSEKTAVEIDEEVKRIVTDAYNSAKSLLTKQRDLLELFAKTLLEKETMDITEIDALIHDMQSGSAVQA, from the coding sequence TTGAACACATACAGGAGTTTATTTGTCTGGCTGCTGATCGGCGTCATGATGATTCTCATGTTCAACCTCCTCAGTACGCCCAAGAAAGCAGAACAGGAAATGATATTTTCCGAATTCATGACCAGGCTCGAGGCCGGGGAAGTGGTTGACGTAACCATGAAGGGCAGCGTCATAACCGGTCAGTTAAAAGATGGCAAGCAGTTCAAGACATATGCCGCAGAGTTCCCTGACCTTGTGAAGACCCTGCGCTCGAACAATGTGAAGATATCGGTAAAACCGGAAGACCAGAATCCCTGGTACTGGAACCTCTTCTTCTCCTGGGGACCTATCATCTTCCTTGTTGCGATCTGGATCTTCTTTATGCGCCAGATGCAGACAGGCGGGAATAAAGCCCTTTCATTCGGAAAAGCAAAGGCAAAACTCGTATCCGAGAAATCCGTGAAGATAACCTTTGCCGACGTCGCCGGCATAGAAGAGGCAAAGGCTGAAGTACAGGAAATTATCGATTTTCTCAAGGATCCCCAGAAGTTCCAGAAACTCGGCGGAAAAATCCCCAAAGGGGTTCTTCTGGTAGGCGCTCCCGGCACCGGCAAGACGCTGCTGGCAAGGGCTATCGCAGGAGAGGCAGGTGTCCCGTTTTTCTCAATATCCGGGTCCGACTTTGTGGAAATGTTTGTCGGCGTCGGTGCATCGCGTGTGAGGGACCTTTTCGACCAGGCGAAGAAAAACGCCCCCTGCATCATCTTTATCGATGAGATAGACGCGGTCGGCAGGCACAGGGGAGCAGGTCTTGGAGGGGGACATGACGAACGCGAGCAGACCCTGAATCAGCTTCTTGTTGAAATGGACGGGTTTGAGGCCAATCAGGGTGTTATTATCATTGCAGCCACAAACAGGCCTGATGTGCTCGATCCTGCGCTCTTGCGGCCGGGAAGGTTTGACCGGCAGGTAATTGTTCCTCCGCCTGATGTCAAAGGGAGGCTCGAGATACTCAAGGTGCATACCAGAAATATCCCTGTTGACGAAAAAGTCAGTCTCGATGAGATCGCAAGGGGGACACCCGGCTTCTCCGGGGCAGACCTTGAAAACCTTGTAAATGAAGCCGCCCTGCTCGCGGCCAGAAAGGCCAAAAACAAGGTGGAGAGGTCGGATTTCGAGGCGGCAAAGGACAAAGTACTGATGGGTGTTGAAAGAAGAAGCATGATTATCAGCGAAGAAGAGAAAAAGAACACCGCATACCATGAAGCCGGACATGCACTGGTCGCGAAGCTTACCCCAGGCACAGACCCGCTTCATAAGGTGAGCATCATTCCGAGAGGCAGGGCCTTGGGCGTGACACAGCAGCTTCCGATAGACGACAAATATACCTATTCAAAAGATTATCTTCTGAACGCCCTGATGGTGCTTCTCGGCGGGAGGGCCGCAGAAGAGATCGCACTGAACCACATGACCACAGGTGCAGGCAATGACCTTGAGCGCGCGACGAATCTCGCACGCAAGATGGTCACTGAATGGGGCATGTCCGAAAAACTTGGCCCCCTGACCTTCGGCAAAAAAGACGAGCAGATATTCCTTGGACGGGAGATTGCACAGCACAAAGACTACAGTGAGAAAACTGCGGTCGAAATAGATGAAGAAGTCAAGAGAATCGTGACTGACGCATACAATTCAGCCAAAAGCCTCCTTACAAAACAGCGGGACCTTCTCGAACTGTTCGCAAAGACCCTTCTCGAAAAAGAGACCATGGACATTACCGAGATAGACGCCCTAATTCATGATATGCAGTCAGGGAGCGCTGTTCAGGCATAG
- the folP gene encoding dihydropteroate synthase, with the protein MKVKWKNFCLDFSQRTHIMGVLNVTPDSFSDGGRYFDESSATAHALRMAREGADVLDIGGESSRPGAEPLPLEEELKRTIPVIARIVKEISIPISIDTYKAEVAQKALDAGASIVNDISGLRFDPEMARIVARYEVPVVIMHMKGTPRDMQKNPVYDDLIQEILDYLRKGIRTAEESGIAEDRIIIDPGIGFGKTFAHNLQIIHKLHEFTLLGKPVLIGPSKKAFIGKVLGDVPPDERLEGTAAAVAISVMNGASLVRVHEVREMARVVKVADAIRRMKIHDA; encoded by the coding sequence ATGAAAGTTAAATGGAAAAATTTCTGTCTCGACTTCTCACAGAGAACACATATCATGGGCGTCCTGAATGTCACTCCGGATTCCTTCTCTGACGGCGGACGCTATTTTGATGAATCCTCCGCAACAGCACATGCGCTCCGGATGGCCCGGGAAGGCGCCGATGTCCTTGATATCGGTGGAGAATCCTCAAGGCCCGGCGCAGAACCGCTGCCCCTTGAAGAGGAATTGAAGCGAACAATCCCTGTTATTGCACGCATTGTAAAAGAGATCAGCATCCCGATATCCATTGATACCTACAAGGCAGAGGTAGCGCAGAAAGCGCTCGATGCAGGCGCCTCGATAGTGAACGATATAAGCGGACTGCGGTTTGATCCTGAAATGGCCCGGATCGTCGCCCGCTATGAAGTCCCTGTTGTCATCATGCACATGAAGGGCACCCCAAGGGATATGCAGAAGAATCCTGTGTACGATGATCTGATTCAGGAGATACTCGACTATCTAAGGAAAGGCATAAGGACAGCAGAGGAATCGGGCATAGCAGAGGACAGGATCATCATAGATCCGGGAATCGGTTTTGGAAAGACGTTTGCACATAACCTTCAGATTATTCATAAGCTCCATGAATTCACTCTTTTGGGGAAACCGGTGCTCATCGGTCCGTCCAAAAAGGCGTTTATCGGGAAGGTCCTTGGAGATGTGCCTCCCGACGAACGGCTTGAGGGCACGGCCGCAGCAGTGGCCATATCCGTCATGAACGGAGCCAGCCTTGTCCGTGTCCATGAGGTGAGGGAAATGGCAAGGGTGGTGAAGGTAGCCGATGCGATCAGAAGGATGAAAATACATGATGCATAA
- a CDS encoding cupin domain-containing protein — MEIRIEKPSEQLLESRKVKAWPVWEKEVSRFDWHYDAIEECYFLEGKVTVETKDGEKVEIGKGDFVTFPKGLSCVWDIREPVRKHYNFR; from the coding sequence ATGGAGATCAGGATCGAAAAACCCTCGGAACAACTGCTCGAAAGCCGCAAGGTGAAGGCATGGCCTGTGTGGGAAAAAGAGGTATCGCGCTTTGACTGGCATTACGATGCGATAGAGGAATGCTATTTCCTCGAGGGCAAGGTCACGGTTGAGACAAAAGACGGGGAAAAAGTCGAAATCGGGAAGGGAGATTTCGTGACATTTCCGAAAGGGCTCTCATGTGTATGGGATATCAGGGAGCCGGTAAGGAAGCATTACAATTTCAGATGA
- a CDS encoding transposase, with product MPRIARIVVPQYPHHITQRGTNRSEIFIDSEDYLYFLRLLDQWTKRTQSGVWAYCLMDNHFHLLLTPVSAEGLGKCLHGVTFLYAQHFNAKYNRSGRLWQNRYFSCPVEKEEYLWAVVKYIEMNPVRAQIVKHPEEWRWSSAQEHINGRTDNTLALHKWLRDEEQNEYAKMILEETFQKKIRKATSSGRPFGGTKFVDMLEEILHRKLKPEQRGRPRKK from the coding sequence ATGCCAAGGATAGCACGGATTGTAGTTCCACAATATCCGCATCATATTACCCAAAGGGGGACGAATAGGTCAGAAATCTTTATTGATTCTGAAGATTATCTCTATTTTCTTAGATTGCTCGATCAATGGACAAAAAGAACTCAATCTGGGGTATGGGCATATTGTCTGATGGACAACCATTTCCATCTTTTGCTAACTCCAGTCAGTGCAGAAGGATTAGGGAAATGTTTACATGGCGTGACTTTTTTGTATGCACAGCATTTCAATGCCAAATATAACCGAAGTGGCAGACTGTGGCAGAATCGCTATTTTTCATGTCCTGTGGAAAAGGAGGAATATTTGTGGGCTGTAGTCAAGTATATAGAGATGAACCCGGTGAGAGCGCAGATTGTGAAACATCCTGAAGAGTGGAGATGGTCAAGCGCTCAAGAGCATATAAATGGAAGAACTGACAATACCTTAGCACTTCATAAATGGTTAAGAGATGAAGAACAAAATGAATATGCAAAAATGATACTTGAAGAAACATTCCAGAAGAAGATAAGGAAAGCGACATCGTCTGGCAGACCGTTTGGCGGAACGAAATTTGTGGATATGTTAGAAGAGATATTACATCGCAAATTGAAGCCAGAGCAAAGAGGAAGACCAAGAAAGAAATAA
- the chrA gene encoding chromate efflux transporter — protein MDQQKVVSFSEAFSYWLKLGLTGFGGPAGQISMMHQELVEKRRWISEHRFLHALNYTMVLPGPEAQQLATYIGWLMHGVRGGIVAGVMFVLPSLFMLMALTWIYLAYGDMPAVAGVLYGIKPAVTAIVVFAAYRIGSRVLKNNMLRAIAILAFIAIFAFNVPFPYIVLMAGILGYAGSHFIPNKFRAVGHHAESRKDFGPALIDDDTPVPPHARFKWSRVIVFALIGFLIWSSVMGMLYMAGGWEGTLTQMGWFFTKAALVTFGGAYAVLPYVYQGGVEHYAWLSGPQMIDGLALGETTPGPLIMVVAFVGFVGGWTKELFGPEMLPLAGAAGAGVATFFTFLPSFLFILVGGPAVEATRHEVRFTSPLTGITAAVAGVVINLAVFFAYHVLWPHGFDARFEWFAALIGIAAFIALFRYKAGIVSVIGACAVVGLVYSLLL, from the coding sequence ATGGATCAGCAAAAAGTGGTATCGTTTTCGGAAGCATTTAGCTATTGGCTCAAGCTGGGTCTTACCGGTTTTGGCGGACCGGCAGGTCAGATAAGCATGATGCATCAGGAGTTGGTCGAGAAACGGAGATGGATTTCCGAGCATCGTTTTCTGCATGCGCTCAATTATACGATGGTGCTGCCGGGGCCTGAAGCGCAACAGCTGGCGACCTATATTGGCTGGCTTATGCACGGCGTGAGGGGGGGCATTGTTGCCGGCGTTATGTTTGTGCTTCCTTCATTATTCATGCTGATGGCCTTAACATGGATTTATCTTGCATACGGTGACATGCCGGCGGTAGCGGGTGTTTTATACGGGATAAAACCTGCGGTGACGGCTATTGTGGTCTTTGCGGCCTACCGCATTGGCTCGCGCGTGTTGAAAAACAATATGCTTCGTGCCATCGCTATCCTTGCGTTCATCGCGATTTTTGCCTTCAACGTGCCTTTTCCCTATATCGTGCTGATGGCAGGCATTCTCGGTTATGCCGGTTCGCACTTTATACCCAATAAATTCAGGGCGGTTGGGCATCATGCAGAATCACGCAAGGACTTTGGTCCTGCGCTCATTGATGACGATACCCCTGTTCCCCCCCATGCCCGCTTCAAATGGAGCCGGGTCATTGTATTCGCGTTGATAGGTTTTCTTATCTGGAGCAGTGTCATGGGTATGCTTTACATGGCAGGAGGATGGGAAGGTACGCTCACACAAATGGGCTGGTTTTTTACCAAGGCTGCACTCGTCACGTTTGGGGGTGCGTATGCAGTTCTGCCCTATGTGTATCAGGGAGGTGTTGAGCACTATGCCTGGTTGAGCGGTCCACAGATGATTGACGGACTTGCGCTGGGCGAAACCACGCCTGGTCCGCTGATCATGGTTGTTGCCTTTGTGGGTTTTGTGGGCGGCTGGACCAAGGAGCTTTTTGGGCCTGAGATGCTGCCATTGGCAGGCGCAGCAGGCGCGGGTGTTGCCACATTTTTTACATTTTTGCCGTCGTTTCTGTTTATTCTGGTGGGCGGTCCGGCAGTTGAGGCAACGAGACATGAAGTCAGATTTACCTCGCCCTTAACCGGTATTACGGCTGCGGTGGCTGGTGTCGTGATCAATCTGGCCGTTTTTTTTGCCTATCATGTGCTGTGGCCTCATGGTTTTGATGCAAGGTTCGAGTGGTTTGCCGCCTTAATTGGAATAGCAGCGTTTATTGCGCTATTCAGGTACAAGGCAGGCATTGTCTCAGTTATTGGCGCATGTGCGGTGGTTGGGTTGGTATACTCCCTGTTGCTTTAG
- the rph gene encoding ribonuclease PH, which translates to MRIDGRKNNEIRDVKIQRNFLENAEGSVLISMGNTRVICTASIEERVPPFLKDQKRGWITAEYSMLPRATPTRSMRESFTGRISGRTHEIQRLIGRALRSVVNLSGFGERTIWIDCDVLRADGGTRTAAITGAFICMSDALEYAFRNGLIENIPITDYLAAISVGIVNNEPMIDLCYAEDSSAEVDMNIVMTGNGQFVEIQGTAEGSPFSRESLESLLKLAEEGINTLINLQKTLLQENTIGF; encoded by the coding sequence ATGAGGATTGACGGAAGGAAAAACAACGAGATTAGGGATGTAAAAATCCAGAGAAATTTTCTGGAAAATGCAGAAGGTTCTGTATTGATCTCCATGGGAAACACACGGGTCATCTGCACTGCATCGATTGAGGAGAGGGTGCCTCCTTTTCTCAAGGACCAGAAACGGGGATGGATAACTGCAGAGTACTCGATGCTGCCGAGAGCCACACCCACAAGATCCATGAGGGAATCCTTCACCGGAAGAATAAGCGGCAGGACCCATGAAATACAGAGGCTGATCGGCAGGGCGCTCAGATCAGTGGTAAACCTTTCAGGGTTCGGGGAAAGAACAATATGGATAGACTGTGATGTGCTTCGGGCTGACGGGGGGACCAGGACAGCAGCGATCACCGGCGCGTTCATCTGCATGTCCGATGCATTGGAATATGCCTTCAGAAACGGGCTTATCGAAAATATTCCGATAACCGACTATCTCGCTGCCATCAGTGTCGGGATCGTCAATAATGAGCCGATGATCGACTTATGCTATGCAGAAGATTCTTCTGCAGAGGTAGATATGAACATCGTAATGACAGGGAACGGTCAGTTTGTCGAAATACAGGGAACTGCCGAAGGAAGTCCTTTTTCGAGGGAATCTCTCGAAAGCCTGCTTAAACTTGCAGAGGAAGGCATCAATACCCTGATAAATCTCCAGAAAACGCTCTTGCAGGAAAACACTATCGGCTTCTAA